AACTTCCGATATCCCTGCAAAAGCATAACGAACCTAATCAAGAGAGATAGACACCGTCCACTTTACCGAGTTTCTTACACCAAGAGCATATATCATGAGCAAACATGTTCCATCCAAAAGATCAACTGAGGAACTGAACTGTTCCTTATAGGAGTTCTTCATACCATGAAGTAGACAAGAGTGTCTCAAGGGAGGCAAACCTTCACACTTTCTCCAAACTCAATCACCTCATTTCAACATTATGAGACCAGTAATTATAAATTCAGGATAAGCTAGAGAAACACATCATCAGTTGAAATAAGAATCACTGAATACAGCAGTTCTCATAGTAATGTGCCAAAACATTTACGAGGGGACCTGGAAAACTAAATTAACTACAATCAAACTTAATACAACTTGAGGACAGAAGAAACTACACCAGCAAATCTACTTGATTTTACTAGTTGACCAAGtacttttttatattaacaaaaatgccaaaaaaaaggaCACACACAAGTATTATAAATCATAAAAGTTCCTTTATTTGTGTATAATCCTATCCATGTGCTTGTAATCTTCGTTTGATGACctttttgaaattttttatatACAATACCGGAGATCATAAAAAGGTTGGCCATATATCAATATTAGCTGCAGAAATCAATGGGCTGCAGATGAAATTACTAGCAAGGGAATAAAGAAACAAGATAAAAATCACAAAAACACAGAATTATATGTTTGACACAAATCTACCTGTGATAAAGCTGGAAGAAACTGCCTCAACACATCCAGTCATTGAACATGCCTTCGCTCGGATTACCTTAGCTCTTTCAATTGAATCCTCGGGCCATTCCATTTTCATAATTTCCGCATTTGCTTCTTGGTCCGCAACTTTGTTTGCAGTTGAAATGATTGATTTCCCAAGCATTACAAGTTGAGTCGCAGCAAAACAACACAACTCTGAAAGTCTCTGCGTATGTAAGAACAATCAGTGAGAAGTCAAGTTGAGCCATTACTCCCAAAGCAGAAGCTGCTTGTTTCATTGATTCAAAAGAAAGTTGCAGGctaactaaatatttacataCATGAACACCCTCTGAATGAAGAGTATCCAGTCTCCGGGTAGTCCTTTGAATCATGTCATTGGGTGCTAGTCCAACCAAAACATTTGTAAATCTGCAATTCAATGAAATCCAGAACTTAACACCACTATCCAAGTTCTACATAACTAGACACAAACTTTTAGGTAATGACGCTACTCGGCACAATAACTCAGTATCTGGGTTCACGAACTGTATACATTTCAATCACATATTCCTAGCTCCCATATATTAGTAAAGAATTAGAAGCTTGGTACAACATATTAAAGTAGAAGACAAATCATAACAGGAAAAGCATATTCAAGTTCAATATTTACCCTGCTGCTAATTCTGCAGCCTTGTTCACACTAGAATCATGCAAATTCTTCACCTCATCTGTGCTGTCTGCAATGCCAGTCtcaacttcctttccttttccTGACTCTTTATTAACTCCATATACTTCAGAACTCAAGTCAAAAATCTGCTGAACCTCTTTAAGTTTTCCATCATATGAAGACCTTTGATCAGATGGAAGCTTAGCTTTTCTTCTGTTGAACAACAAAGCATAATGGTTGGACAGTGCCTCCAGCTCCTGCGTGTAATTCATATGATAAGACATGGGATTTCCAGAACGAACTCAACTAAGTACAAAGATCAGTATGAGTAGGAACTGACCTCCAATTGCTCTGGACCTCCATAAATATaaaagcatctatcaaatgtaaCTTCCTCATAAAACTGATCTTCATCTGTTTCTCCTCCCCCTTCTTTGGAGCCTGGGTCAACTCTAATACCAGTTTCTGAGATCAGAAGATCCATAGTTTCTTTTCCAAGTAGCTCAAGCACATGCATTCCTTTAGCAGTAAAAGCTTTTCCAGTCTGCAAGGAAATGTGCACAATATAAACTGCACGCTAAAACAGACTCCCCCTGCCCAAAAAGATAGAAAATCAAATCTTGTGCAAACCTCTAGTATGGATGGTGCAACAGAACCAGTTTCGGCAGGTAAGCTACCCGAATTCTCAAGcctgaaaacaaaaacaaaataacatTTTCTTGCCACATTACTAAATGAAGGAATAAGCAGGTAATGACTCAAACAGACTAACACTGCAGGATCACAAAATTCTCATGCTTAATGGGACTATGGAGAGGTGCTTAATTTCCATGTTCCCCAAAATTGGAACTTGTGACTACCTTTTCTTAGTCGATAAATATGTGAGCATAAAATTTCTTTTATTCCAGGTCATTTTTTCTACCTTAAATTGCCAGAGGAAATATTCACCAAATGTCCAAATCATGAGTCAAAAACATAAAATTTTATGTTATGCTACGATAAATTAAAGCACAACGAATATACAAGTTAACAGAAGTCcagccaaaaatacaacaacaacaacaacaacaacccagtgaaatcccacatcgtagggtctggggagggtagagtgtacgcagacctgactcctaccaaggtaggacggctgtttccgaaagaccagCCAAAAATAAACTCCCTAATTATCCCCCAACAATCAGCTCCATATATTACAGCCTTGCTTTTCAAACACAAGATGAGCAATTGCTTAAACAAAATCTAAAAACTTGATCTGATATAGCTGGACATACACCCCTCTGAGGTGAAGGTTCAGAGacacagtgtaatcccacaaagtggggtctagggagggtagggtgtacgcagactttacctCAACCTTtttggggtagagaggctgttttcgatagaccctcggctaaaAACATAGTCAATGAAGGTTCAGAGAGCAGGACTAAGAAAATTAACAATCATGTTGCAATCATATTTCTTGATCAAGTGTAATTTTATTAACAACCATGCTGCAATCATACACAAGCAGACATACTTATGGACTAAATCGGAACTTCCTTTGAATGCATTTCCTAATGCTTGCCAAGCTCCTGAAGCGAAATTCTCGACTGAATGGTCAATAACTTTCAAACCCTGCACATATTTTGGAAGGTTAAAAGAATGACCGTACCAAACTATTATAGCATATAACTTCTATCCTTAAGATACTTCTGAACAAATTAGTGAAAATAGGGGTGGATTGTGGACGGGCTATCAGTGCTCAAGAAGAACTGACTTTAAAAATTGGATTCCTCATTGAGTCAACTGAGCTGCACAACTAGTTTGGTAGCACTTGCCTGGCCAAATAATGAGTCTTCACTAGCTTTCTCTAATTTTTCTAGAGCAGCCTTGCGTTTTTTGTCATTCTCGTCTTCACTTTCCACTTCAACCAATACTTCTTGCTCCTCATCACCTTTCGAGGATTCGGAGTCTTCCCGAGCATTCTGCGCATCTGCAAGGCTTTTTGCAGCTGTTTTAGCAGCTTCAACAGCCTGCATAAGTGAAAACGCGTATAAATAAAGTGTATGGAGGCATTCAAGGTGTATGTTTAAGTGTGTTACTCTGCCctaacaacaaaagaaaaagtaCCCCATGCTTGTCAAGCGAAAGTTGAGACATTATTAGAAAGGAATAACTGCACTATATTAATGAAATTAGAATcaatcaaaaagaaaaacaaaaaaatgaaattagaaTCCAGCGCACTTCACTAATCTGGGCCTCAACTCAACTTGTTGATCTAATGCCCAATTAGCAAAGTGTAGTCTACAAAAaggtggaagatgaaatgaaaacAAAAATCAATTCAAATGCCATGCAATCTAGTGATAGGACTTAACGTTCACATTAAATAAAGTTGCAAAACCGCTGTCAAGCACCAATACATAATTACCAGGAGCAACTTTCAGAGACTAGAACTGATAATTACAAAATCACTTAACAGAATCTAAAAGCCAATTTGAATTAAGTTTTACTTCATTACAAAATGGATAATGTTCAGTTGTGGTTTCAATGAAATGTCAAATTTAATTTAAATCAGTTGAAGTTAATCTTGGCCTCCCAGGAACACCCTCTCCTCCTGTCAAGATTCTGTAATGCTACTACATTGCAAAACAGAAATTTAAAGGGGAGTTCATGTCAAAAATCCATGTTGCTTAAATAAACAGGCACACCTGTGAGTGCAACAAATTAGCTACAACAGGTTTACCAAAATCCAAGCATAAAAGATATTTCTCCGGTATCTGCATCACTTTGACACTTTCCAAGACCTAATGTCAACTATTATGTTACCAATGATCATAGCCGAAGGATGTCAAAGTAGCTCGTAGAATGTCGTAGAATTACACATGCTCCCCCTAGCGGAGTCTATCCGACTCCAACCTCGATACAAGATACTCTGAATCTCAATTATCACTGATAATCATCCAGCAATCTTAGGCATCATTCAGTTGAGGCATCATGAAAATTGTAATATATACCAATTACTAGAAGGAAGAGTCCAAATCACAGTACTTGTCTATTTCCTAGATCAGATGGTAGAGCTAGTAGAAGCTAGTTTTACCAAAATTTTGAAGGGAAAAATAAAAGTTACTCATAGTTCACACACAACTTGCGAAGTTGCGACTAATAATTAGTACCCAAAAGagaaatactccctccatcccatattaGTTGTCATGTTTCGCTTCACGAGATTCAAGATTAATGATATAAAATCAGCTACATTacaaatgacaaaaaaaaaaaagtaaaacactGGAGTTAGAAAATGCTCGGTTTTACATTTGAATCGACGCTACtatcaaatcgaagtaaatgtgAAGAGCAAAATCAAGGAGATAAAAGCAGCTACATTacaaatgcaaaaataaaaaaggagaaaTTTGGAGTTAGAAAATGCTAGGTTTTTACATTTGAATCGACGCTACTATCAAATGGAAGTAAATGTGAAGAGCAAAATCAGCTACAtcacaaatgcaacaaaaaaggagaaaaaagctAGTAGTGAGAAAGATTGATACATTGCGAGAGATCTCTTCAGCAGCTTTCTGAATATCTGAGATGTATGAAAATCCCCAGCCTCCCCATCCCCCGCCGCCATCTGGCACCGGAGCTTCTTCTTCCTGTTTTTCCACTGCTATCTCTTCTTTCGTCTTCGTGTCATCCACCATCTCAGAAGCGCGTCGGATCGATGTACCAAATTGATTATCTCTTTGCGATCTGGTTTCGTTTTGTCAAACTTCCAAACGTCCTTCTCACGCCAAAAAGGGTAAGTGACGACGTCGTATAATATAAGTAATttttacttggcatagcttacTATGTTACATATTTATGAAACATAACtatattttttaataattaagtttagtagctataatattatatttttacaacttatagctacCCACTATTCTACCAATTAACTTACCACTTCCCACACCTCTATTTTTTAGTTGCacactttctctctcccccttttcctaaatatacatgtttttaactccccatctcccctaatttcgtgtttttcaaatcagtttctgatttttttcactttctttttttactctgtattaactgctcattaatttcaaccttctacccccaaaattcaactctgtttcctaaaatatgtaagattctctgttatttttgcgttttaaacgacgaatatatatttgaattcatctgttgaaatatagaattcaagttgagttcataattgaggtaacaacgttttcactgcaattttttttttcctgaaattttgaaaaatatagtcaaaatatatgaaaaatatatctgaaatatagtcaacagaaaccagaataagtaatattgaacatattaatcaaaatataattaaaaaatatatccaaaatatagtcataattgagttcataattgaggtagcaacgttttcactgcaactttttttttctgaaatttttctaaatatagtcaaaatatatgaaaaatatatcttaaatatagtcaacagaaatcagaataagtaatattgaacataataatcaaaaaataattaaaaatatagccaaaatatatatatgaaaaacaactaaaaattcagaaaaatataaaaaataaaaaagttgcaattacacggtgaaacgtgcaattcagttgatgaacaaatcaagctttgcatgatttatggagcattaaaaaaagattttttttagttatattttgggaaaaaatatgaagagagtttttgaattcaaattttatgtgaatgattagatgtTGAATGAGATATGTTATTAGATATGAAAGAGAATAagatttgcgtgatttatggaacattaaaaacagatttctgtgtagtttgaaaaagatttttttccttaaatagaggcattatttgctcaacagttccgtgtatttagtctatattttggctatatttatgcgacgcgtccaggacctaaatataggaaaaaccagctacgaattgtaaataatgaacttgtagttatagcttgttagaagcagctaaaaggtagctatttgtgaaaaTATAAACCATTGACCCGGCCTTGTATTTGTGCTCAACAACAAAAAATTAGGGCATTTCTGTCAGGTGCTTATTGTTTTGGACAAGTGTGTTTGGCTGTCCAAATAGTTTTTTCTTTGATTATGATATTCTCCAGCTCTTTTCATATATTCTGAATTATTAAttgtgtagttttcaaatatgtaaattttattataaaatattcGAAAA
The sequence above is a segment of the Lycium barbarum isolate Lr01 chromosome 6, ASM1917538v2, whole genome shotgun sequence genome. Coding sequences within it:
- the LOC132599101 gene encoding uncharacterized protein LOC132599101, translating into MVDDTKTKEEIAVEKQEEEAPVPDGGGGWGGWGFSYISDIQKAAEEISRNAVEAAKTAAKSLADAQNAREDSESSKGDEEQEVLVEVESEDENDKKRKAALEKLEKASEDSLFGQGLKVIDHSVENFASGAWQALGNAFKGSSDLVHKLENSGSLPAETGSVAPSILETGKAFTAKGMHVLELLGKETMDLLISETGIRVDPGSKEGGGETDEDQFYEEVTFDRCFYIYGGPEQLEELEALSNHYALLFNRRKAKLPSDQRSSYDGKLKEVQQIFDLSSEVYGVNKESGKGKEVETGIADSTDEVKNLHDSSVNKAAELAAGFTNVLVGLAPNDMIQRTTRRLDTLHSEGVHRLSELCCFAATQLVMLGKSIISTANKVADQEANAEIMKMEWPEDSIERAKVIRAKACSMTGCVEAVSSSFITGISEVAEAYLAAVKGVSADSHEVPQKSIQEKANAYAENLHAAHTTAVGKIQDGLQYLPYVVISTSMPAA